From Desulfobacterales bacterium:
AATCTTCTTTTGCCCCTCGTCTTAATTCTTCAGCGCGCTTATATGTAGTATCTAAGTTTGATTCAGGCATAATTATAGTAAATTCTTCGCCACCATATCTGCATGCAATGTCACCTTTGCGAGTAATATGCTGAAGAAATGCGCCTAAATCCCTTAAAACACTATCGCCAACTTCATGCCCATAATTATCATTGAACTGCTTAAAATGGTCAACATCTATCATTATTATCCCAAGACATGTATTTTTTCTTTGAATCCTGTGCATTTCACGATTTAGAGTTTCTTCCATATATCTACGGTTGTATAAACCTGTCAATGGATCTTTTATGGATTGAATTTTAAGAGATTCTCGCAACCTTATGTTAGTAAGACAAGGAATGAAACGTTCTAATATGCTTTCAAGTAAAAATTTAGCAGAATCAATAGCATTTTCTTTTTCAGCCTGAGTTTTAATTTTTTCTCCCATACATAAATGAAGCATACCAAGAATTTCTCCTTGGGTTATCATAGGAGCACAGATACAGGAATAATTTTGGTAAACGTTAGGGTGTGAGCATAAAGACTCAACTTCAGGGTCCTGAACGATATACATTGAATTTAAACGAATAGACCAGCATTGATTGTGTTCAAATGCCATACCTACCCTTAAATTTTTACCCCATGAAGCAACTATAACCAATGTTTGTTGAGAGCTATCAAAGATAGATAAATACCCAGAATAAGAAGGAAAAAATTGACGGCATGTATTGATAACAACATTGTAGGTTTCTTTAATAGAAGAACAAGCTTGCAAAAGAATCCCTAATTTATTAATTTTTAAAATTTCCATTTGCTGAAGTTCTAATTTTGAAATAGTATTAGTAAGTTTTTTATTTGTTTTTATTAACTCAACCGCCCTATCCCTTGCTAATTCTTCAAGATGTTCTTTTTGTTTTTTTAAAGAAATTTCAGATCTTTTACTTTGACTAATATCTTTTACAAAACCTTCTATATATTCTATTTCTCCAGCAGCATTGTTTATAGCTCGAGCATTTAATGAAATCCATATTACGGTGTTATCTTTTTTATACCATTGGGTTTCAAATCCAAAAACTTTACCATGCTTTTGAATTCTTGCAAAAAGCTCGTTTCTTTGAGCAGAATCAATGTATATTTGCTTTCCTATGTCTGTCACATTTGTTATTAATTCATCTGGGGTGTCATGCCCTAATATCTTTGCCATGGTTTGATTAGCAAACTTAAAAATTCCATTTACACTGCTTTGAAATATACCTTCTACAGCATCTATAACTATTGTTCTAAATTTATCTTCACTCTTTGCAATTTTTTGATTAAATTCCTTTTCTTCACTTAATTGCTTTTGTAATTTTCTAATTTTAGTTATCAGCAATATTATAAATGATGTAAGTAAAATAAATATAATTGAAGATATTATAAGCCAGTAGCCATCTGTTAAACAATTTGATGATGGACTTGCATGAGCTATTGATATATTTAGCAGAACAAAAAAGAATAAATTATAAAATTTATAACGAATCATGATACAACCTAATTTTTATAAGTATAAATGTTAAAGCAATAAAAGAATCGTTATTATTTTTTTTTCAGTGATTCCTTTAGCAAATAATCTCTTAAACTTAATCCTTCTTTTTTAGCATTATTCTTTTTTATTTCCATATTAAAAACAGCTATAAGTTCGGGAGGAACTACGGGGATACCGAATTCTTCAAGCAAAGCTCTTCTTAAAACTTTAATATCCTGAGATTCTGTAGCCACTTTTTTTGTTAATTCAAATCGTAATTTAGCAAAAGCCTTTACATTAAAATTATCAATTTTTTGGGGGAAAGGCGATATATCTTTTTCTTTTTTAGAAGTTGTTTCATTAACTTCTTTGCTTGGCTTAAGATTTAATTTTTCTAAAAGTTGAGGAATTTCTTTGTCATTTAATAATATTAATAAACCAGACTCACATTCATTAGCATTATGTTTGCAGTCGCTAATATTAGCGCATAAATCATCAATGATTTCAGGACACATACATTCATTATTTTTTTTTGCAACTATAACACTATGTTCTTTACAGAATCCTAATGACGTGATACCAAATTCTACCATTTTATTTTTTATAGTTTTTGGAAGATTTTTATCATCTATCCATATTAAATTTTCGTCTAAGCGTCTCATAAATGTTAGAGTCCAAGTTAAAATATTGAATATTGTCAATTTCTATTATATTTATAATAAGAAAAAATCAAAAGAAAAATGCAAAATTATAAAGTATCAAAAATAAGGTTATTATTAAATGCAAAAAAAATCTTTTGGTAGCATCGAAAAAAATAATCGACCCCATGATATTAAATATGGAGAAGCCTTTTATGAAGACTTAATTGATTCTTTATTTGAAGGGGTTTCTATAATTCAAGATGGTATCATAATTTTTGCGAACCAATCTTTTTTAAATCTTTTTGGATATAAATCTGTGAATGAAGTTGTCAATAAGCATATTAAAGAATTGATAAGCTCAGAAGATATTGAAAGCTTAGATAAATTTTTTAGCCAGCTTTTAATTGATAAAACCTCTCCATATATATTTAAAGGTAGATTTATAAATAATAAAGGGAAAAAAATTTGGGCCGAAATACATGGTAATTTTTTTCTTTATGATAATAAGCCGGCCGGACTAATTTCGCTGCAAGATATAACTACTACCATGCAGAAAGAAAATGAGGTTAAACAAGAACACGAAGAGCTTTTACATGAAAACATTAACTTAAGAACATCAATAAAAGAAAGATTTAAATTTAGAAATATTATTGGTAAAAGCTCAGCTATGCAAGAAGTTTATGAACAAATAATGATGGCGTCAATGAATGATGCCAATGTTCTTATAGTGGGAGAATCTGGCACTGGTAAAGATTTAGTAGCAAAAGCTATACACGATATGAGCGCAAGAGCAAACAAAGATTTTGTGCCTATAAATAGTGGGGCAATCCCTGAAACTTTAATAGAAAGTGAATTTTTTGGTCATGTAAAAGGTGCTTTTACAGGCGCAATTATTGATAAACATGGTTTATTTTACAGCGCAAACAATGGAACTCTTTTTTTAGATGAAGTTGGGGAAATATGTTTAAATATGCAAGTCAAACTTCTAAGAGCCATTGAAACAGGCGAATACATGTCAATTGGAGACACTAAAACTAAAAAAGCTAATGTTCGAATAATAGCTGCAACAAATCGTAATCTACGTGAATTGGTAAAAAAAGGAGCTATGAGAGAAGACTTTTATTATAGACTTGTAGTTATTCCAATAACACTTCCTCCTTTAAGGGACAGAAAAGAAGATATTCCTTTGTTAGTAGATCATTTTTTAAGCATCTATGATAAAGGTAAAAAACATATAATGAGTCCTAAAATTATGGATTCCCTTTTACATTACAATTGGCCTGGAAATGTTAGGGAGCTACATAGTGTTATACAAAGATATATAGCGGTTGGAAAGGTAGAACTGTTCGAACAAGTAGAAGATAAACAAGATCTTCAACATCAAGACCAAAATAATGAAATAAAAGATTTAAAAACAGCTATAAATGATTTTGAAAAGCAATACATAACAAAAATATTAGAAATTAATCGTTGGCATAAAGGTAAAACTGCTTCAGTACTCGAAATTGATGCTAAAACTCTTTACATTAAATCAAAAAAATTAGGAATAATTTGACTGATTAATGGACTAAAAATACCTATATCAATAGTTGATTATTTTCAGATGGTTATAAAATACAGCTATTATTTTCGGGTTATTTAGCCTTACTTGATGAATTGTTTTACAAATTTATAATTTAAGAAAAAAATTAATAAAGCTTGCAATATCAGTTTAATTTATTTTATATATAACTCTTTTTTTCTATGGCATAATTGTTGCCGAATAACTTTATAAGGAGATTAATTAATGGATATTATAGTTGTAGAAGATGATACATCTTTTCTTAAGTACATTGTAAGTTTGATTTCATCCTTTGGTTATTCGGTAGATAAAGCAGAGACAGGAAAAGTAGCTTTAAAAAAAATTAAGAAAAAAAAATTTGATTTAGCTCTTCTTGATATATTTTTGCCTGACACAATGGCTCATAACCTTATTCCTAAAATAAAAGAAATGCACCCATCAATAAAAATAGTTACAATGACTGGTGATAATACGGAAGAATTAGAAAGAGATATAAGAAAATTAGGAATTATATATTACATGGCAAAACCATTCCCAGTAGAACATCTTAAAAATATCTTAGATCATATATCCCAAAGTTTGTAATAAAAAAATTAGGCATCCTTATTTTATTTGTAAGGAAGCCTAAAAAATATAGCATATATTCCAAAAATTGAATATATACTAACAACCAAAGCTTGTAGTTCTAATATTTTTAGCCTTAGCCGTCTTTTGTCTATTTGTATATATTCCTTATTAGTAATATACTTTAATAAAAGATTCTCAAAAATTTTTCTTTGTAGATTTTTATTAAGGCAAAAGTATCAGTCCATACTCTGTTTTTTCAAAACTTTTTTCGCAAGAAATACATTTTAAATCGTCTGATAGTCGCTCTCCACATTCACAAGCCCATCCTATTTGTTTTGCTGGATTTCCGACCATTAATGCATGGCTTAAAACATTTTTATTTACTGTAGCCCCAGCTCCAATAAAACAATATGCTCCTAATGTTATCCCACATATTATTGTTGAATTAGCTCCTATTGTGGCCCCTTTTTTTACAACTGTAGGCCTAACCTGATCCATCTTACGTATTTCCGCCCTTGGATTATATATGTTAGTAAAAACCATAGAAGGCCCGCAAAAAACATAATCTTCCAATGTTATTCCTTTATATATAGAAACATTATTTTGTATTTTACATCCATTTCCAATTGTAATATCTGGCCCAATAACAACGTTCTGTCCTATATTACAGTTTTTACCTATATTGGAACCACTTAAAATATGTGAAAAATGCCAAATTTTAGTGCCTTCCCCTATTTCACAGCCTTCATCAATAATAGAAGTATCATGGGCGAAATAAATTTTTTCTTTAATATTAGATTTAATATTAGACGGCTTTGTCTGAATAAATTTTTTCCCCTCACTATCAAGGGAGCTTTGGGAAGCATTTAAAACTCTAAGTACATTTAACCCTTCTGCTCCATCAGTTATAGGCTTTGTTCCATTTTTTATGCAATCCAAAAAATGTTTACATTCTAATTTTAAAGGTTCATCCTGCTCTACCATAATCTTTTCAGGTTCAGCTTTAGATGGAACCGGAAGATTTTTTTCCCATTTTATCTCATGGGCATATATTTGAAGTTTATCTCCCCAAGAAAGAGTATCATCAAAAACAGCCATTTTTTTATCACCAACAACTACTAATTTTTGTTCCTTAAAAGGATGAAGCCATGAAACAAAAATATGAGCCTGTAATCCAGAAGCAAATTCCATGTGTGTTACAGTAACGTCCGCAATTTTTTTATTCAAATAATTTCCTCCGTGAGCTATAACATTTTCAGGAAGCTCTCCAGCTAATGAAAGTATCATTGAAATATCATGGGGAGCAAATGACCATAAAATATTCTCTTCTCTACGAATTTTGCCTAAATTTAAACGATGGGAATAAATATAATTAATGCGTCCAAGTTCTCCTGAATCAACTAATTTTTTTAACTGTATAAAAACAGGATGATACTGAAGCAAATGTCCAACCATAAGTATTCGCTTATTTTTAGCTGCTAAATTGATTAAATCAATCCCTTCCTGTTCATTAATAACAAGAGGCTTTTCTACAAAAACGTGCTTTCCTGATAATATCGCTTCGTTTGCTATAGTATAATGAGTTTCTGCAGGAGTTGCTATCACTATTCCTTTAATCTCATCCCTTGAAAGAACATCGGAAAGACTAATGCAGGTTTCAATATCTTTGTAGGATTCTTTAAATTTTGCAAGTAATTCTTCGTCTTTATCACAAATTAATTTAAGGGACCCCAAATTATAATAATTGCGGATAAGATTTTTACCCCAGTACCCAGATCCAACTACTGCGATTGATGGAATTTCTGACATATCTTAATTTCCTTTTTTAACATCTATTGTTTTTTAAAAGCCATTTTATTATTGATTAGTTTATCAATAATAAAATGGTTTTTGTTCTAAATTTAATATTTTTAGCCTTAGTAATAGAATAGCATTATTGATAAATATATCAATAAATAAAGAACTTGTTTCATTGAGGAGATAAGCAATTTCTCAATTTATTTTTCTGCAAAGCTGTATCTTTTGAAAAAACATCAAGATTATAAGTTTTATTTATATCATTATCAACATAAGGAGTTGATTGAATTTTATAAAAGCCTGTGCATGCTATCATTGCCGCATTGTCTCCACATAAGCTTATAGATGGTATATGAACTGTAATACTTTTTGGTTTAGCTTCGCTTATAATTCTTTCCC
This genomic window contains:
- a CDS encoding response regulator; this encodes MDIIVVEDDTSFLKYIVSLISSFGYSVDKAETGKVALKKIKKKKFDLALLDIFLPDTMAHNLIPKIKEMHPSIKIVTMTGDNTEELERDIRKLGIIYYMAKPFPVEHLKNILDHISQSL
- a CDS encoding sigma 54-interacting transcriptional regulator, producing the protein MQKKSFGSIEKNNRPHDIKYGEAFYEDLIDSLFEGVSIIQDGIIIFANQSFLNLFGYKSVNEVVNKHIKELISSEDIESLDKFFSQLLIDKTSPYIFKGRFINNKGKKIWAEIHGNFFLYDNKPAGLISLQDITTTMQKENEVKQEHEELLHENINLRTSIKERFKFRNIIGKSSAMQEVYEQIMMASMNDANVLIVGESGTGKDLVAKAIHDMSARANKDFVPINSGAIPETLIESEFFGHVKGAFTGAIIDKHGLFYSANNGTLFLDEVGEICLNMQVKLLRAIETGEYMSIGDTKTKKANVRIIAATNRNLRELVKKGAMREDFYYRLVVIPITLPPLRDRKEDIPLLVDHFLSIYDKGKKHIMSPKIMDSLLHYNWPGNVRELHSVIQRYIAVGKVELFEQVEDKQDLQHQDQNNEIKDLKTAINDFEKQYITKILEINRWHKGKTASVLEIDAKTLYIKSKKLGII
- a CDS encoding GGDEF domain-containing protein — protein: MIRYKFYNLFFFVLLNISIAHASPSSNCLTDGYWLIISSIIFILLTSFIILLITKIRKLQKQLSEEKEFNQKIAKSEDKFRTIVIDAVEGIFQSSVNGIFKFANQTMAKILGHDTPDELITNVTDIGKQIYIDSAQRNELFARIQKHGKVFGFETQWYKKDNTVIWISLNARAINNAAGEIEYIEGFVKDISQSKRSEISLKKQKEHLEELARDRAVELIKTNKKLTNTISKLELQQMEILKINKLGILLQACSSIKETYNVVINTCRQFFPSYSGYLSIFDSSQQTLVIVASWGKNLRVGMAFEHNQCWSIRLNSMYIVQDPEVESLCSHPNVYQNYSCICAPMITQGEILGMLHLCMGEKIKTQAEKENAIDSAKFLLESILERFIPCLTNIRLRESLKIQSIKDPLTGLYNRRYMEETLNREMHRIQRKNTCLGIIMIDVDHFKQFNDNYGHEVGDSVLRDLGAFLQHITRKGDIACRYGGEEFTIIMPESNLDTTYKRAEELRRGAKEDLKIIHHGKVYRITISVGVAINPDHGITAEDILKAADNALYQAKQEGRNRVVTASPI
- a CDS encoding Gfo/Idh/MocA family oxidoreductase, coding for MSEIPSIAVVGSGYWGKNLIRNYYNLGSLKLICDKDEELLAKFKESYKDIETCISLSDVLSRDEIKGIVIATPAETHYTIANEAILSGKHVFVEKPLVINEQEGIDLINLAAKNKRILMVGHLLQYHPVFIQLKKLVDSGELGRINYIYSHRLNLGKIRREENILWSFAPHDISMILSLAGELPENVIAHGGNYLNKKIADVTVTHMEFASGLQAHIFVSWLHPFKEQKLVVVGDKKMAVFDDTLSWGDKLQIYAHEIKWEKNLPVPSKAEPEKIMVEQDEPLKLECKHFLDCIKNGTKPITDGAEGLNVLRVLNASQSSLDSEGKKFIQTKPSNIKSNIKEKIYFAHDTSIIDEGCEIGEGTKIWHFSHILSGSNIGKNCNIGQNVVIGPDITIGNGCKIQNNVSIYKGITLEDYVFCGPSMVFTNIYNPRAEIRKMDQVRPTVVKKGATIGANSTIICGITLGAYCFIGAGATVNKNVLSHALMVGNPAKQIGWACECGERLSDDLKCISCEKSFEKTEYGLILLP